In Terriglobia bacterium, the DNA window CTTGTGGCCTCGGGGCTTGCTGACACATCAACCCCGATGCCATGGTTTGGAAACAAGGAACTGGTCATCAGTTTCGCTTGATTGCCTCAGTGGCCCAAGCGTTAGTCATTTCCAGTACCGTGGAAATCGAGGCTAGTCGTTTTTAAAGCAAAAGGATGGCATGTCGAGCGAAGGGTGAAATCGTGCTGAGAGTTGTCTGGATCGTACCCGGCTTCAGCAGCGACGAGAGCGATTGGTGTATCCCGGCGCTGCTCGATCTGGCTCGGGCTGTTGCGCGACGCTGCCGGCTGACCATCGTGGCGATGCGTTATCCCTACCGGCATGATTCCTATCAAGTCGCCGGGGCGGCGGTCCGCAGCATCGGTGGTGCACATCGGGGCCCGCTATACACCCCGGCACTCTGGCGGGACACCGCCGCCGCCGTCGGAGCCATCGGTTGCGATGTTCTCCATGCCTTTTGGGCGTACGAACCCGGTCTGATCGCGGCACGGTTCAGTTCAAAGTGGCCGGTAGTCATCAGCCTCGCCGGCGGAGAAGTGGTGCACCTTCCCGAGATCCGGTATGGGCTGATGGGAAGACTTCGGACCAGAGTCCCGATATGCTGGGCTCTGCGCCGCGCGCGTGTGGTGACAGCAGGCTCCCCATACCTTATGGAACACGCGCACAGGATGCTCTTGCTGCGCACATTGCGTCATCTCCCGCTCGGGGTCGATCTGCGGCGGTGGCCGCTCACGCGCCACGATTTCAGGCTGCCGATGATACTCAATGTGGGCTCTCTTGCGCCTGTCAAGGGGCAGGCAGTCTTGCTCCGCGCCTTCGGCCGCGTACTCCGGCAGATTCCTGAGGCTCGGTTGCGTATTGCGGGAGGCGGCAGAGAATTGGGCAGGCTCGATAGCCTGGTGCAGGAGCTCGAAATGTCGCAGAGTGTCGAACTGGCGGGCGCAGTCCCCCACCAGGAATTGGCCGTCTGCTACGGCCAGGCCTCGATGTTCGTTCAAGCCTCCTGGCATGAGGCCCAGGGAATGGCGCTTCTGGAGGCAGCGGCTTGCGGGCTACCGATCGCAGGGACAGCAGTAGGCGCGCTGGCAAGCCTTGCACCGGCCGCAGCGCTTGGTGTCCCCGCCGGAGACGAACACGGTCTAGCGACAGCCATGCTGAGACTTCTGGATCATCCGGACGAAGCAGCTTGTCTGGGCCGGAAGGCCCGGGAAATGGTGGAAGAAACCTACGAAGTCGAGATGGCCGCCAATCGCCTCCTTGAGCTCTATCACTCCCTCTTGTAGGGCCATCGTTTCGGATCGGCCCTGCCAAAACGCACCGACCTGCGCGCACAGATGACCCGCCAATATACCACTTCTCCTATTGGATGCCGGGAGCCTTGCCTGGAATCACAGGAATAGCCGTAAAGAGGTTCTGATTAAACACGAGCGCGACGACGGAGAAAGGCTGGGCGGCCGTCTCAATCAGCACCATTGAACCTTTGAACACAAAGCTCGGGCTCACGTCCTGCCACACGAATCTGGCAATGTGGTTGCCCGGCAACAGTGGATTCAGGAGACCGGGATTGATGGTTTGAGAGATCGTGCCGTCGGGATTTACCAAAACAATCTTGACGTTTATGGCCGAAGTGCCCGTGTTTGCTATCGCGTAACCGGTGGAACGGCTTTGAGTACCCAGAGTAAGGTCGTCATCGACGGGAATCGTCGCGGCGTTGGTCGTGGCAGCCGAGAGAACGCCTACGATCGTCGTGAGAGCGCCGGTGGGACCAGCAAGCTGGAACGTGGCAACGCCGCCCAACGATCCGCCTGAGCTTTCAACGCGGGCCCAGCCCGTGCTGGTGGGATCGGACGCATTCACAGGGCCTGCGGTGATCAATTGGGCACCCCCTGAGGGGACGGAGATCGGGAACGAGGAGTTCACGGCGCTGGGAGAGCCGGGCGATGTGAAACTCGCATTCAGCGGCGCCCCGAGGTCGCCTGTCAGGATGAGGTTGCCTGTGGCCGCATCCAGCCCTGTATTGAGGAACGTGAATATGGTGGTATATCCTCCTCCGATTGCGACCTGTGCAAACAGATTGGTGGTAGTGGCGGTACCGATGGCGGCGGGACCGATGAGAGGCATCTGTAATGCCGGCATGAGTTGCTGATGTGGAACCGCTCCCGACTGCAAGGATAAGGGCCCGGCTTGCTGCGGGACTCTGGCCGGACCGCCGAAGTGCATTTGAGCATGGGCAGAGGGTACGATCAGGGCAGCAAATACCAAAACCACAGCCGCCGATCGGAAAGCGTCTCTATGAACATTGCATTTCACGGTGGCATTCCTCCGAAAAGAAGGTAGAGCGTTGGATAGGCCTCAACTGCTTGCCCTCCCGGGATGCACTCGAACCCCGTCGGCACCATGATACTATCCGTTAATCTAAAGTCAACGAGGCTGCCGCAGCTACCCCGTTGGTTTCATCATCTCGAACTTTTCGTCCGGGCCGGAAACTGGCGACGAAGCTCTGCGATGCGGCTGCGGTAGGTTCCTGCCGAATCGCGTTCTGCTATGAAGCTGAGTTCATTTTGCGCTTCCTCAAATCTTGACTCCAGAACCAGTGCATAGGCACGGAGATACCTGGCCTCGAGGAGATCCCCGTGGAACCGTATGAGGAATTGGAGCGTCTGGAGGGCTGCGCGCGTGTCGCCCATGCGTACTTGAAGCGCCGCCAGGTTCAGATAGGCCGGCCAGTAGTCGGGGCGCTCGCGGATCGTTTCTTCAAATTCCCGTCTCGCGTCCTGGAGATCGCCTTGCAGGAGATTGAGGTTGCCCAGGTTGTGGTGTGCCTGCCACGTCTTTGGATCAGCGTGAATGGCCGCACGGTAATATCTTCCGGCAGTATCCAAAGAACCGTCGATTTGCGCGAGCCAGCCCAGGTTATAGAGCGCCGCCGCGTGATTTGGATCCAGTTCGACAGTTACGAGCAGCTCCTGGCGCGCCTTTTGCCGATCACGATCAAGATAGGCAATGGCGAGGTTATAGTGAGCTCTTGCCTTCCGGGGCGCTTTGGCGACTGCGTCTTCCCAAAGTCGGACGCCGTCACCCCAGATATAGGTCCGTCTCTCCGATGCGATCGCATAACACCCGAGCAAGAGCGACACGCATGCCAGGCCGACC includes these proteins:
- a CDS encoding glycosyltransferase, with protein sequence MACRAKGEIVLRVVWIVPGFSSDESDWCIPALLDLARAVARRCRLTIVAMRYPYRHDSYQVAGAAVRSIGGAHRGPLYTPALWRDTAAAVGAIGCDVLHAFWAYEPGLIAARFSSKWPVVISLAGGEVVHLPEIRYGLMGRLRTRVPICWALRRARVVTAGSPYLMEHAHRMLLLRTLRHLPLGVDLRRWPLTRHDFRLPMILNVGSLAPVKGQAVLLRAFGRVLRQIPEARLRIAGGGRELGRLDSLVQELEMSQSVELAGAVPHQELAVCYGQASMFVQASWHEAQGMALLEAAACGLPIAGTAVGALASLAPAAALGVPAGDEHGLATAMLRLLDHPDEAACLGRKAREMVEETYEVEMAANRLLELYHSLL